A part of Haloarchaeobius sp. HME9146 genomic DNA contains:
- a CDS encoding helix-turn-helix domain-containing protein: MANSMREYLQQDMECEGLLECIHGLKELDKEVFSTIVESPEALTVDEIAERVDRERSTAYRAIKRLQQSGFVQQEQVNYEQGGYYHVYQPVDPDQVADDMQRMLNDWYAKMGNLIGEFREKYDESAQLQQAAEQ; this comes from the coding sequence ATGGCCAATTCGATGCGGGAGTACCTGCAGCAGGACATGGAGTGCGAGGGCCTGCTGGAGTGTATCCACGGACTCAAGGAACTGGACAAGGAGGTGTTCTCGACCATCGTCGAGAGCCCCGAAGCGCTGACGGTCGACGAGATCGCCGAGCGCGTCGACCGCGAGCGCTCGACCGCCTACCGCGCGATCAAGCGCCTCCAGCAGTCGGGCTTCGTCCAGCAGGAACAGGTGAACTACGAGCAGGGCGGCTACTACCACGTCTACCAGCCGGTCGACCCCGACCAGGTCGCCGACGACATGCAGCGGATGCTCAACGACTGGTACGCCAAGATGGGCAACCTCATCGGCGAATTCCGCGAGAAGTACGACGAGTCTGCCCAGCTCCAGCAGGCCGCCGAGCAGTGA
- a CDS encoding helix-turn-helix domain-containing protein, which produces MPDSMREYLEQDMACEGLLECGHGLGDLDLAVFRTLTESPEPLSIDEVAVATDRERSTAYRSIQRLVDAGFVRKEQVNYADGGYYHVYRAADPKQVADDMQRMLNDWYAKMGMLVGEFREKYEEAATREASD; this is translated from the coding sequence ATGCCCGATTCGATGCGCGAGTACCTTGAACAGGACATGGCGTGCGAGGGCCTGCTGGAGTGCGGGCACGGACTCGGCGACCTCGACCTGGCGGTGTTCCGGACGCTCACAGAGAGCCCGGAGCCGCTCTCTATCGACGAGGTCGCGGTCGCGACCGACCGTGAACGCTCGACCGCCTACCGGTCCATCCAGCGGCTCGTCGACGCCGGATTCGTCCGGAAGGAACAGGTGAACTACGCCGACGGCGGCTACTACCACGTCTACCGGGCCGCGGATCCGAAGCAGGTCGCGGACGACATGCAGCGGATGCTCAACGACTGGTACGCCAAGATGGGGATGCTGGTCGGCGAGTTCCGCGAGAAGTACGAGGAGGCGGCCACCAGGGAGGCGTCGGACTGA